A portion of the Magnolia sinica isolate HGM2019 chromosome 17, MsV1, whole genome shotgun sequence genome contains these proteins:
- the LOC131230611 gene encoding receptor-like protein EIX2: MKGKELHYTKTLSLVIVIDLSSNHLSGEIPEELATLSGLQGLNLSENHLMGKIPATIDGLRQLQSLDLSRNHLSGAIPQSLSALNFLSSLDLSHNNLSGQIPTGSQLQTFTDPSIYAGNFDLCGPPLPECPKDETWQTPLSKGGGIEKEEEGLEMVWFFTSMAPGFVVGFCGFCGFLIFNRSWRIAYYQFFDRMKHKLFRS, from the coding sequence ATGAAAGGAAAGGAACTCCATTATACCAAGACGCTTTCACTCGTAATAGTCATAGACCTTTCAAGTAATCATTTATCTGGGGAGATCCCTGAAGAACTAGCAACTCTTTCTGGGTTGCAAGGACTAAACCTATCTGAGAATCATTTGATGGGAAAGATTCCAGCAACTATCGATGGCTTGCGACAGTTACAATCTCTTGATTTATCGCGGAATCATCTTTCGGGTGCTATTCCCCAGAGCTTGTCAGCATTAAATTTCTTGAGTAGCTTGGATTTGTCACATAACAACCTGTCAGGGCAGATTCCGACCGGCAGCCAGCTGCAGACATTTACTGATCCGTCCATTTATGCTGGCAACTTTGATCTTTGTGGGCCTCCACTTCCAGAGTGCCCAAAAGATGAAACATGGCAAACTCCGTTGTCCAAAGGTGGTGGAatagaaaaagaggaagaaggatTGGAAATGGTATGGTTTTTCACAAGCATGGCACCAGGATTTGTGGTGGGATTTTGTGGATTTTGTGGTTTTCTTATCTTCAACAGGTCATGGAGGATTGCTTATTATCAGTTTTTCGACCGCATGAAACATAAGCTCTTCAGGTCATAG